DNA from Megalopta genalis isolate 19385.01 chromosome 15, iyMegGena1_principal, whole genome shotgun sequence:
GAAAGTCGGTGTAGCTGTAGCCGTAGTCGACGCTCGAGAGCAGGAACAGGACCGATATCATTTTTCTCGGTGAAAATAACGGCGGGACGGATCGGCCCGCCGATATATAAGCCTGGGACACCGGTGAATAATGGATCACTTCATTAGTTTCGCCAATCCGTTATTAGAAACCCGGCCGGAACGCAATCACCGTGCCGAGAGCCGGTCAGGCCTAATGTAAACTGAATGCGCCGCGAATCGCAGGAAAGGTCATCTGTTTAATAACTTATTACGGGCCGATCGAATCCCCGCGGAATTGGAACAGGATATTGTTCGGTCTAGTTGCATGCGCCTCTTCGCTGATCTTGAATTTAACGAGCTCCTTCTAGGCTTCGTGTTGACGGAGCTGGAGGACTCTGACCGAGTTTAGGATACAACGTGCATTTTATATGGGTAGAAGCAAAATTTCATCGATACAAGTGCGTTTGTTCGTATATCGACGTGGGAAATGAAAGAATCCAGTGATGATAGATTAATTTACGCTACTGATTTTTATGTAATAAACAAACAAAGGTTTTATTGTACATTAATATAGTTTGCTCTAACTTCGCACCAATTTTAAATACgtttaaatattatttgttatattcGGAACTTGTGGAAGATCGATAAAACTCttgtatatttattacattaaaaTAAGCGTAAATTAACATACATCACTAGTTCCTTGCATTtcctatatataaataaattatcacGTTTCACAGAAGGCACTTGCATTTGGTTAATTTTGATCCTAGCTGTTATATCATTAGAGAAGAACTATGTTTGTAACAATATAATTCTATACTGTCTAGTTCAGTCTacattttaatgaaaattttcatattaatgtatattatatattacacttGAGAAATTGATCAGTTCTTCGCATAGAACTGTTACGGACACAGGAGGAATTTATTTACAGACCAAAAAAAGTGACGCATCATCGTCAGAGGTATATAACCAGAATGGAATCCAGCTGATAAAAATCGAACACGGTATACTAACTAATAGGTCGAGAGAAAAATTATGATTTGATGCAGCGCGAAGTGGAGATCGTAACATGTGCGTATGCTAAGTATTTTGGTTCGATATTCTGTACTGTCGCGTTTACAATAGATTGTTTTCGATCGGCGAGCGTGCAAGACATCAACAGTTAACGTCGCTGTCTATCAACGCTAGAGACAATTGTATTGTTTCATATCGGCCGGTGGAACGCAGCGGTATACCACTTCCGTGTAGCGAAAACAGAGATAACGCCGATGGCGTCGGTTACATTATTGCAACCTACGCGAGGTCGTCACCATTGGAAAAATCACACGTTACATGTGCGACTTTTTTCCCGTTGTTCGCACGACATGCGATACTTCTTTTTATTTGTGTTGACTATCCGTCCATAGTATTAATTTCTGCGATCTATGTACATATACAGATTTATTATGCGAAGGTGACGAAACAACTTTCGTTGTCCGAaggtaatattttattattatattattatattattatattatattttattatatattattattgtattatatattatatattatatattattatattattatattatattttattattataagtatACAATGTGCTATAACTGGAACTACTCAGTCGTCATATTTTCTGGATGAAATAACACAATTTTAGTCgtctgaaaataatattttattaaacatacGATCTATCTATCTAACATTTCCACGAGTCTGTGTATACAATCAGTCGTTATCATTTTCATTGCTATTTTACCGTGTTCTATACCAGTTGGCTTAATAATCTCTATTAAATGTACAGCGTAAACTGTCTCCTAAACTGATTCTATACCTATTGTGTCGTTATCTTTTCAATTAGTATTTCATTGTACTTCTTATCTGCAAgcttttgtgtcgcttgcaatGTCAATAACCGCCAGCAATTTCAGAAACTGACAAGAATTGAATAGACCGTCAAAAGGGGTTTGAGTTTCGTACCCTCGAAACTGCTCTTAAATTCCAGGCGATTCCGCCACTTCCGGTTCACCGGAACCGGAAGGACCGTCAGCCTTCCGACGGTTGGCGCCGAAAACGTTATTACGGTGTTTGAATGGCATGTGCTGCGATGGAAACGTGCTAATCGCGAGTGTGATTCCACGGTGCTCGGTATAAGAATAACGATGAACGATAACGAAACCCGAGGCAAACAATGTTCGCTGGTAACGCGTCGAAACATAACAGGAGAGGCGAGTTATCTGCTGGAATAGCGCCGTTCGTGACGATTCGGGTGACATCGTGCGGCACGGCGACTACGTGCTAGCCTCTATTAGAGCTCCGACCAGTTGGCTCCGAATGTGTACGGAAACCATGCAGCGACTGTACCGCTCGTGCATGTATAGATCGCGCGGCTGCACACGTACTGCACACATCGCCGGACGATTTTTCCACCGGAAATCTGGGCGAAGTTAACGCGACACAGCCACCCAAACATTCCGTGCAATGTCAAGCACCGTACAATATGATGGGCTGAACGTCTCCGGGAAAACTGACAGAAGGAACGCGTACAAGCTAGCTGTACGGGAAACGAGCATAGGCGAACCAGTGAGAGGAATAGCACCGCCGTCGGGGAAAAGTGGGAGTGAAAGTGGAAAAATACCGTTTTTCGAAATTGCACGAGGGACAGGGCCGCGCACCTAGTGCAACAACCCACGAGGCTATCTGCTGATGGTCCGCGGTGAACGATGGAGCCCGAGGAACCTCTGCTGCAAGGGATTCTGCTGTTACCGCCGCAAGGAATGCTAGGCCAACTCAAGGTTGGTTTCACATCAGCGTAGATTTACAGCTCGCGTCTCGTAGACCAGTAGATATAGTTGCCGCGACTTCGTTTCTTGGCATTGTCTTCGTCGCCGAATGCAAATGATCCATCTCTCGTTATCAGTCATCGTCACCGAGGAATAACCTACAAAGTTGCGCGAGATCGAGTTACAAGACGGTTCTAGTCGTGTTTGAGATCGCGCTGGATGCAACGTGATACACGTCACGCTTGATTCACAGCAATATTTTCTTCGAAATTTTCTGTAATATGCCACAGCGTTTCTCAATCGTTTCCCGTTGCGAATCAACACATTCTCGCGGCAtaattttaatttgaaatcGGATTACGCATACTTGACGGGAATGTTTAAATTAATGTTCACAAAAGCTAGTACTCGATTTTTTTGTTTTAACTTGGGAAatatgtaaacaattttatagaAAACGGATTGTTGAAAAGATCTCTGAAATATTTTAACCATGCCCCATAGGTTGAGAAGCACTGATATATTGAATGCTCTTGAAATGTCAGAATTAGATGCAGCTTCTACATGTTATGACATGTTATTCTGTTGCAGAAAACATGGCACAAAAGGTTTTGTCAACTGTTCAGAACCAGCAACTATGGGATCAAGCGTGTGGAGATCTACGATAACCAAGAGGAAGCTATTCTACAGTTACATACACCACGCATCATTACTTTAGATGCATGCATCAAAATTGCACCTAGCAATCAATCGCACGTGTTTACTGTAAGTATCTTTGATGCGTTTGTAATGTATTATAACTGCAGTGTGTTATTATTTCTCTTTTATTGTTTCATACAAACAGGTAGTAACCAAATCAGGGATCCATTATTTCGGATGTTACTCAGAATCGGACATGAGTCATTGGATTACTGCATTTCAGTTGGTAGCATTTAAAGATAGTGTGTCTAACCAGACCATAGAAGAGAACAACGATCTATATTGTACCAGTGGAGAAGGAGTATTTTCGGTGAAAGTTGTAGAAACAGATGCATCCAAACGATGTGGCCTAGAATGTAGGAATTATACTCTAGTAGTGGCTGCagctaatattaaattaatggaTGGCGATGTAGTTCTATTCACTTGGCCATACAGATATATTAGAAGATACGGCTACAAAGATGGCAAGTTCATCTTTGAAGCAGGTAGAAAATGCGAATCTGGAGAaggttcctttcgcatggagcACAGCAGCCAACAAGAAATCTTCAGATGTATGTACGCAAAGATGAAATCTATGAAGAAATTAATGAACGAAGAAGGTAATCCAGCCATTGAGTGCAACGATGCTCAGTATCATGCTGCCTTGTCTATGGAAGCAGGCTCCAGAGCAGCATTACCTCCCTCCCCAAATAGTTCTGGTAATTTAATTGACATTGACTTTTCAACTCCGCAAAATTCCCAAAAGCAATCAATCTCGTCTTCAAACACGGACGCTAATTTATCTAGTAAACCttcctcttctcttctcaagTCTAAACCCGCTAAACCACCACGGAAATATGCGTTCCAAGGTTTGCCGGATAAGAAGAACGCAGACTCTGAGTTACCAGACTCGTCTGCGTGTGAAGAATACAAGATGTTGAATCGAGATAATTCGCCGGAGTTGTCCCAGAAAACAATAGGGAGTTCGATATTTGACGACGAAGAGAGACACTCGTACGATTTAGTGGAAGTAAGAAACGATGCGTGGAAAACTCATGGTATCGATACTATACATCACACAGAGCGAACGAATTCGTTGTTACACGATGACAAAGGTAAAGAAAACGAGGATGACTTTCAATATGAAACTGTGATGCCCCTTATATCATCCCAAATCTCATCGAAAAGTAAGTCTAGTATTTCTGATAATCCGATAACCACGTCGACAACTAACGTGTCGAGTAAACCCGTTGATGAATCTGATTACGATAAGCTAGAACACTTCGGATCCGCGAGCAAAATCAATCAAAAGAGTACATATAAATTTGGGAATTTTAACAATGTATCTCAGAATTCACATTCCAATGTTTCGTTAAATAGTTCCGCAGTCGATACTACTACTGCTTGGTCTCATTATGATATTGTGGAAGATATGTCCGCTGTTAGATTAGCAGATGATAGTCACCTCGGATACGGTGTTATTAGAAAAAAGACGAACCAGTCCGAGGCTGGTTCTACCAGCAGTACTGCGGGTCCACAACATAAAGTCTTTAATAATAGTGAATATGCAATTGTATCAaaaccaaaaagggtataaaagatcaaaaaaaaaattccgtttcgtaaatatattaattattcttaGTTCAGAGATTTCGAAGATATTCTGATTCTCAAAAACGATAAAAGTAATACTAGTCTACATTATGACTAGAATAATATCATTCCTACCATTGTCTGTATAATGAAACAGTTGCGttgatattttataattttgttatatattctTACATATTCGCGGAAGTGAAACGATATTCGTCTTCTGCAAAGATTAGTTTAAGAGATACTAGTCTATTTAATCATTGTCAATTGTCTAGGAATAGTTAATTATATTAGAAACGAAATGAAATCATCTTTTTTCAAAAAATCGATcgctaatttttttaaatgtacaaCCGACTGATTGCAACGAAATGATACAGGTGCCTTACATCGTAAAATTAGATAAGAAAGTCGAGATAAGTTTTATTAAAATCTGTGCAGAGATTGAGTTAAATTTGCATGTTATTTGAATATCTGGTGTACTTAGAGATATTTAATTACTGTTATTATCATACTACCATTAGTTCTATATTACAGTGATGTAGCAACTTCGATTACAGTTTTGCTTCCACTGAGATCTTTGAAGTTAATGATATTATAAAGTCTTCAAAATACAgagtttatatatatttacatagatATCTATATACGTGATAAGCGGAAAACAATAAGTCATTCCCCAAGTttctcatatatatattttatagacttatgtatatactatataaacaTACACTTATAAAGGATTTAACTATGTATCATATTATTAAGTGTGAAACATAGTTTTATAAGAATTGTATTGAATACATGCATACTTGATagctatttatataaatattgatattttctTAATTAGAGTTTGCCATAATCCAGTAACTCTTCTACACCATGTGCCAAGGTCTGCCATTCaaatttattgatattaaatTGTATAAGATTACGAAGCCATCTGCACAAGGAAATTAAATGTTAAAAATCTCATCAAATTTTTatgtgaaaaatattttccaccaAACTTTACATATAAGTGGAAATATTTACATTACGTGCAATCTTTAAAAAACGTTTAAAGTATGCATAACACGAAAAGAACATTGTTAGTCCTAGTATTTTTAATCTGAAGGATCAAAAACAAAACTTGAAGTCTTTCGATACTGACCAAACTATCgatattattttttacatttataaTAAGATACACGTAATATTAGAACTATAAGTGGTATACaataaatttcgaaatatttacatcagcttaaatatttaattctctATTTGTCCTTTGGACCTATTTCTATTGTCTGTTCCACTTCGTCCAATTCGTCCTGTGAATCTGTTTGTATTATCTTTTCCAGCTCGTCCAATTTTTCCTCTAATCctaaatacttttttttattttgtgccATTATTTCAAGGTCCGATTTTGGGGTAATTTCCATATAACCTTCTACGTCGTTCATAACTCTTGTAACGatcttttctttctttaacaGAAATCTTTCTATATTCTTAGTACATTTTAGTTCCTCAAACCATCCAATATTGTCAGCGATCAAATGATTATTTTTGCAGTTGTCGCATCGAACTATAACTACCCCTTGCTCGTATGCAGTTTTTGAAATCAGTTTGCTGCTTCTATGGTTACACTTTTTACATGTAAACTCAAGTCTCATTTTTTTGCTAATCTGACCGAGGATATACTTCTCAAGTCTCTCATCtgttttacaaaaatttatctGCGTTCGGGAGACGAATTTTCTATCAAAATTAATATCACAACGATTTCTAGGAATCAATAATGTCCGATGTAAGCTTGTAAACTCTTGTGTAATAGCTAATCTATTTACATCTCGAATAACGTGCCGAAATGTAAACATTTTGGCATTTCTTCGTGCATACAATATCACTAGCCACTTTCACACTCCAAAGATTGTAACTTTTCAATAATTCAAAATGATTTTGTAGTATTTCTATCCACTAACTTTGGTCGACACAACATGCGGCACGTGCCTACTAAATGTATTTTTCTGTAACTGTCACGTGATCTAAAAGGGAGTTCACATGCATATTCGGCGGCCATTTTGTTCATTCCTCACATGTGTATGCTACATGTTGGGtgttatataaatgtataaatataagaaCAAGgcaaacattttgaaaattgaAACAGACTTTTATTCCTATGAAAAATCGTATTATACATTGTTTCCGTTACACTAAAAAGTCGCTTGTTTCGAATGAGTACATACTTGATTGAGGAACATCGGTGGACACGGCCAGAGATTAAATTGTTCTTAAAAACAGACCATTATTCTATGCTTACCATGttcgatttttcttttcttgaataaattaaaatgagTTTCACACAATGACAAAGAAGAATTAAAAATGTCTAATACCCTAGGAATAAGTCGAATCTATTTTATACTAATTTCTTTGCTTCAAAGAAGTTTTTCAAATGTTTCATTTGCCATAAACCCATGACCAAGAGAACCACAGACTGTGTAAGGG
Protein-coding regions in this window:
- the Dok gene encoding docking protein homolog, giving the protein MEPEEPLLQGILLLPPQGMLGQLKKTWHKRFCQLFRTSNYGIKRVEIYDNQEEAILQLHTPRIITLDACIKIAPSNQSHVFTVVTKSGIHYFGCYSESDMSHWITAFQLVAFKDSVSNQTIEENNDLYCTSGEGVFSVKVVETDASKRCGLECRNYTLVVAAANIKLMDGDVVLFTWPYRYIRRYGYKDGKFIFEAGRKCESGEGSFRMEHSSQQEIFRCMYAKMKSMKKLMNEEGNPAIECNDAQYHAALSMEAGSRAALPPSPNSSGNLIDIDFSTPQNSQKQSISSSNTDANLSSKPSSSLLKSKPAKPPRKYAFQGLPDKKNADSELPDSSACEEYKMLNRDNSPELSQKTIGSSIFDDEERHSYDLVEVRNDAWKTHGIDTIHHTERTNSLLHDDKGKENEDDFQYETVMPLISSQISSKSKSSISDNPITTSTTNVSSKPVDESDYDKLEHFGSASKINQKSTYKFGNFNNVSQNSHSNVSLNSSAVDTTTAWSHYDIVEDMSAVRLADDSHLGYGVIRKKTNQSEAGSTSSTAGPQHKVFNNSEYAIVSKPKRV
- the LOC117229296 gene encoding uncharacterized protein LOC117229296 translates to MFTFRHVIRDVNRLAITQEFTSLHRTLLIPRNRCDINFDRKFVSRTQINFCKTDERLEKYILGQISKKMRLEFTCKKCNHRSSKLISKTAYEQGVVIVRCDNCKNNHLIADNIGWFEELKCTKNIERFLLKKEKIVTRVMNDVEGYMEITPKSDLEIMAQNKKKYLGLEEKLDELEKIIQTDSQDELDEVEQTIEIGPKDK